A genomic region of Macadamia integrifolia cultivar HAES 741 unplaced genomic scaffold, SCU_Mint_v3 scaffold401, whole genome shotgun sequence contains the following coding sequences:
- the LOC122068476 gene encoding urease accessory protein F isoform X2, with product MHWRVEIPTQWNSHWFIGVSGLQPYSANSPMESEIEPNKVNGVLASSENILQWSQWQLLDSILPTGGFAHSFGLEAAIQARVISGPEDLKTYVIHVLENTGSLLLPFVYTATMLPNMETYSKLDKVLNATLTNEVSRKASISQGSALLRIAASVFSEVPSLKRMRDTLLGTGTVSFHHATVFGLICGVLGIGSGTSQRAYIFITMRDIISAATRLNLVGPLGAAVLQHQIAHVAENIVKKWMDRPVEDACQTSPLLDTVQGCHSYLFSRLFCS from the coding sequence CCAATTCACCAATGGAGtctgaaattgaaccaaataagGTCAATGGGGTTCTTGCATCTTCGGAAAATATTCTACAATGGAGTCAATGGCAGCTGCTTGATTCCATTCTTCCAACAGGTGGCTTTGCTCATTCTTTTGGTCTTGAGGCTGCTATTCAAGCTCGAGTTATATCAGGGCcagaagatctcaaaacctaTGTTATCCATGTGTTGGAGAACACTGGGAGCCTACTTCTTCCTTTTGTGTATACTGCAACTATGTTGCCTAACATGGAGACCTATTCAAAACTTGATAAGGTCTTGAATGCAACACTAACAAATGAAGTGAGTAGAAAGGCATCTATTTCACAAGGATCTGCTCTACTGAGAATAGCAGCCTCTGTATTTTCTGAGGTTCCTTCTCTTAAAAGAATGAGAGATACACTATTGGGTACTGGGACTGTTTCTTTCCACCATGCTACTGTTTTTGGGCTTATATGTGGAGTTCTTGGTATTGGCAGTGGGACTTCTCAAAGGGCTTACATTTTTATTACAATGAGAGATATTATTTCTGCAGCCACTAGGCTGAATCTGGTTGGGCCTTTGGGTGCTGCTGTTTTGCAGCATCAGATTGCTCATGTTGCTGAAAACATAGTGAAGAAATGGATGGACCGTCCTGTTGAGGATGCATGTCAGACATCTCCATTGCTTGATACTGTGCAGGGATGTCACAGTTACTTGTTTTCTAGACTTTTCTGCTCTTAG
- the LOC122068476 gene encoding urease accessory protein F isoform X3: MESEIEPNKVNGVLASSENILQWSQWQLLDSILPTGGFAHSFGLEAAIQARVISGPEDLKTYVIHVLENTGSLLLPFVYTATMLPNMETYSKLDKVLNATLTNEVSRKASISQGSALLRIAASVFSEVPSLKRMRDTLLGTGTVSFHHATVFGLICGVLGIGSGTSQRAYIFITMRDIISAATRLNLVGPLGAAVLQHQIAHVAENIVKKWMDRPVEDACQTSPLLDTVQGCHSYLFSRLFCS, translated from the coding sequence ATGGAGtctgaaattgaaccaaataagGTCAATGGGGTTCTTGCATCTTCGGAAAATATTCTACAATGGAGTCAATGGCAGCTGCTTGATTCCATTCTTCCAACAGGTGGCTTTGCTCATTCTTTTGGTCTTGAGGCTGCTATTCAAGCTCGAGTTATATCAGGGCcagaagatctcaaaacctaTGTTATCCATGTGTTGGAGAACACTGGGAGCCTACTTCTTCCTTTTGTGTATACTGCAACTATGTTGCCTAACATGGAGACCTATTCAAAACTTGATAAGGTCTTGAATGCAACACTAACAAATGAAGTGAGTAGAAAGGCATCTATTTCACAAGGATCTGCTCTACTGAGAATAGCAGCCTCTGTATTTTCTGAGGTTCCTTCTCTTAAAAGAATGAGAGATACACTATTGGGTACTGGGACTGTTTCTTTCCACCATGCTACTGTTTTTGGGCTTATATGTGGAGTTCTTGGTATTGGCAGTGGGACTTCTCAAAGGGCTTACATTTTTATTACAATGAGAGATATTATTTCTGCAGCCACTAGGCTGAATCTGGTTGGGCCTTTGGGTGCTGCTGTTTTGCAGCATCAGATTGCTCATGTTGCTGAAAACATAGTGAAGAAATGGATGGACCGTCCTGTTGAGGATGCATGTCAGACATCTCCATTGCTTGATACTGTGCAGGGATGTCACAGTTACTTGTTTTCTAGACTTTTCTGCTCTTAG